The following proteins are co-located in the Billgrantia tianxiuensis genome:
- a CDS encoding peptidoglycan DD-metalloendopeptidase family protein, with protein sequence MRKVFLVSAVALAVAGCAAQQEYGAPQVRDLSVSRERAPASHYTVEAGDTLYGIAWRHDMDYRDLARLNQIGPPYRIQPGQQLRLSDGAAAPSPDTQSRELGEAQVATATALGGGGTAQTASDDWLLPDEEAIERNRRLTAEPLQGEASVPSDAALASAESVADTRAPAQPEPQAQPEPEPEPRVEPEAAVAAQAEPEPQPQQDQSQQAEPTQPQADAGTQVAGEPERQPESASRTYTPVAEVPWQWPVDGELVGRFGEGGSITAGIDIAGQKGQPVRAAGPGIVVYAGSGVRGYGNLILLKHNDQYLSAYAHNDSLRVTENDVVEAGQVIATMGDSDAESVRLHFEVRKDGQPQDPLKYLPER encoded by the coding sequence ATGCGTAAGGTATTTCTCGTCTCAGCCGTGGCCCTGGCAGTGGCTGGCTGTGCCGCCCAGCAGGAGTACGGCGCTCCTCAGGTTCGTGACCTCTCGGTGAGCCGCGAGCGCGCTCCTGCCAGTCATTACACGGTCGAGGCCGGTGATACCCTGTACGGTATCGCCTGGCGTCACGACATGGACTATCGCGATCTGGCCAGGCTCAACCAGATCGGCCCTCCCTACCGCATTCAGCCGGGCCAGCAGTTGCGCCTGAGCGATGGTGCCGCAGCGCCGTCTCCCGACACCCAGTCGCGTGAGCTGGGGGAGGCCCAGGTCGCCACGGCCACCGCGCTTGGAGGTGGAGGCACAGCCCAGACGGCCAGTGATGACTGGCTGCTGCCCGATGAGGAAGCTATCGAGCGCAATCGGCGCCTGACTGCCGAGCCTCTCCAGGGCGAGGCGAGCGTTCCCAGCGACGCCGCGTTGGCGAGTGCCGAAAGCGTTGCCGATACTCGGGCACCCGCACAGCCGGAGCCCCAAGCCCAGCCGGAACCCGAGCCAGAGCCTCGCGTGGAACCCGAGGCGGCCGTTGCGGCACAGGCCGAGCCTGAACCCCAACCCCAGCAGGACCAGTCCCAGCAGGCAGAGCCGACCCAGCCGCAGGCGGATGCTGGCACCCAAGTGGCAGGTGAGCCGGAACGTCAACCCGAAAGTGCGAGTCGTACCTATACACCGGTAGCAGAGGTGCCCTGGCAGTGGCCCGTTGACGGTGAACTGGTCGGCCGCTTCGGTGAAGGTGGAAGCATTACCGCCGGCATTGATATCGCCGGGCAAAAGGGGCAACCTGTCAGAGCAGCCGGACCCGGTATCGTGGTCTATGCCGGCAGCGGGGTGCGGGGCTACGGCAACCTCATCCTGCTCAAGCATAACGATCAGTATCTGAGCGCCTACGCCCACAACGACAGCCTCCGCGTCACGGAGAACGATGTGGTCGAGGCCGGTCAGGTCATCGCCACCATGGGCGACAGCGATGCCGAAAGCGTCAGGCTGCATTTCGAGGTGCGCAAGGATGGCCAGCCTCAGGACCCCTTGAAATACCTGCCGGAACGGTAG